The following DNA comes from Miscanthus floridulus cultivar M001 chromosome 5, ASM1932011v1, whole genome shotgun sequence.
ggagctacctagtgctagttttaacaagtgtgcaccacacctaactcactagactcacctaggtcaagctacctgtttataccccccttaataatatgaccaaaggaaaaataaagtcctaaactactctaagtgtctctccaacttcaatcgacacttagaactagtctatcattaaccttgtcgtccatcctttgaaaaccgaaacgatttccatcgtaggggcataacaACCTTGATTGTCCAttcgatctctattaccgtgacctaacttaattgtttctgtaaaacacacgttagtcacagtaatcacgtattatcattaatcaccgaaactcaactagaggcctagatccTTTCACGCGCATGATTGAAAAGTGGAGGCGATGGTACATGTATGATTCTTGATTTATCGTAATGCTATGTACATACTATTATCGTCTATTTTTCTAGACCGGTAGGGTTTATTTTAGAGTTTGGAACAAGCTCTGGATTTTACTAGCACGGTCCTACTCGTGAGTATAATGAGCTCGGCTAGATCCGGTGAACACTGACGGCCCCAAATATTCGAATACTGCATGTAACCCAAAAAAAACTTAGCACAATACCTATGAATCTATGGAAACCGGAGTCTACGTTTAGGCTTGAGATTTCTCGTTTGATAAACTTTGGGGAAAAAATGGATCTAAGTTAAGATTTAATAGAAGTATTTAATTAATAAACATAAATTTGGTCTGTGGCATCCGTCGTGATCGTCACAGCGAGCCATGCTATATTTGGCCGTTGGCTCATTAGGATGTTGTCGTAGTGGAGCGAGGACAAACGAGCAAACTGCGAACGTGCGAGCGAACCAGCAAGCAACTACTAGCATACAGATTTGTTGGGCTCGACCTATTCTTGAGTCATATTCGGCAGCTACTTGCTGTTGGACCTCCTAATTGAGTAAGCTCCTGAGCTAGCTAGCTCTTGCCAGCTCGGTTTAATTAAGCTGAGCCAAGTTGCAAACACGCCGAGCGAGCTGATGAGTTTCAGGGTTTTGAATTTGTCTACTAGCTTGTAGCTATGACCCTGAGGCTGGCTATGCCGGTGCTGATACAGCAGAACTTATTGCGCCGAGTCGCACAACTTGGAATCCTCGGAAGTCACGACAAGCTTGtggtttgttttcttttttttttgagaaaaaaatgaaaaaagatGAACAGGCTTCAATTGGGAAAGGAAAATAAATACAGAGAGATCAGAAATGAAGCCGGCATCGCAAGCGGATCTTGAGGAGCCAACTCGTGGCGCGGCCGCGTGGGCCGCCGGCGCGGCACTCCTTCCCATTACCGGGACCAGGGGACGGACGGCAGGTCGGCAGCATTTTCCCGTCTCGCTCCCTGCCTTATCCGCAGCGATTTGGCGGGTGGTGGTGTGCAGACTGCAAAGCATACCGAGAAGGCAAAATCGGCGTGATGGGTAGGGCTAGGGCTAGCAACATGGTCGCGATGGTGCACAGACTACGGCGACGGAGCGGCCGGTGACGACGTACTTACATGACCAAAACTAATAAATAAATGAGTCTGTCTATCAACAACCatatgttttatgcagtttcaacacatgatttttttacaccataggattaagatccaacaatctccatccttcttctacctctgaccTCCATAGATCATATATCACAGATCACagatcataatttttttttctataaaaagacAAAAAAGACAAAGTCAGTGACCCGTCCCCTTCCTGCAGTTAAGCCTACCTGAACCTGAACTCCCCTGCAGACCTTGGTGACACGCCATGTAGTCGGGCCACGGCCATGCTACGGATGACGGCTTGCTGAGCTTCAGGACTCAGGAGTCCTGGCCATGTGGTGCAAGCAGAAGTCCGTGGCGAGCTGCCAGTGGCAGAGGAGAAGACTCTCGTCGAATGGCCTGCTCAGGCTCCAACCAAGGGCGTCGAGCAGCCCCTCGCGGCCGAGAGTCCACTGGTCACGGCTATCGTTGAAGGACAataaaaatccatgtgttttttcttgctaaaacatatatgtgttgtatagcatttctgtaaataaataaACATATATACAGAGATGATGCATGACATACTCCAAGGCCATCGGTCGGCGAAACTCGGTATGTCGGCAACGGGATCCACGTGCCTCCAGCCATGCTCTTGGATACTAATTCGTGTGCGAACAACGTTTCTGGGTGACATgtgaatctcctacaactaaaaacaaTAAAAGTAAAACTATTTTTTCATGCGACTCTTTTTTGGTCGTCTTCGCTCTGCCTCCGCTACGATACCCGCCTCCCGTCCGCAATCACCGCCCCCACCCACCATGCGATCCGCTGGATCCCACGGGACGCCGCGGCGCGTGCcgctccccatccccatccccgcacCACTGTCGCCCTCGCCCCTCGCGCGTCCAGCATCCGTGGCCATCGAGCGACCGCCATCCTCGCCGTCGCCCTTTCCTCCCGCGGCCCCAGGTCTCGATCCCCCTCCCCTCGCTCTACCCTTGCGCTCGTCGTGCCCGCGCCATAGCCCTCGCCCGAGTCCTGAGATATCGAGATCCAGCTCTGCTTCTCATCGCGAGACCCCGCTCACTCCCCCTCCCCTGAGCGTGCGCTCCCCCTCACGAAATCCCACTCGCTCTCCCGTGCGTGCGCTCCCCCTCGCGAGATCCCGCCGTGCGGCCGCCGCAGGAGCCGCGGTCGGGCCTCGCCATCCTAGCCCCACGCCGTAGGAGCCGTGGGGATCGAAGCGGGGTATGAGCCGGTGCGAAAGGCGGGGCCGGTGACCATGACCAGCATGCTGCTCGTGCTCCACGAGacggaggccgagcgggaggggCGGATTGGGCTGCTACAACCCCTACGTTgtgccctccgccgccgccccgccACCGGCGCCATGAACAACGCGGCGGCCCGCGCGGCGGGTCCCCACGGCAGCACCGACGTCCGCATCCCTGCGCCATGCCGTAGCAGCCGTGGCCGTGGGGGCCAGAGCGGGGTTCGAGCCGGCGCGGAAGGCATGGCCCGTAAGAGCATGTGTGTCTCATGCTCCATGAGACGGAGGTCAAGCAGGAGCCGCGGATCTGCGGCATGTTCGCCTTCTTCGACACCGCGGGACATGGGCTCGACTAGGCGCAGATCCAGGCGGGCATCGACTCACTGCAGGTGCCCGCCGAGTGCAAAGTACGCGAGGTCGCTGCCTTGCCTGGCTGCCAAGTTCAAGAGCGAATCCTTCGTCCAGCAGTGCGGTGGCAAGAGCGGTGACGCCTgcaagttagcattccatcacaTAATCACCCTGCCTGGGTTCTGGTAGCTGTAGCAATCACGCTGATAAATTTAGCTGTAGATTAGCTGGAGTTTAGATTTCATAGTGTAAATTCTACTACGATGTTGAGGATTTTCAGGAACCAACTATTGTGCTTAGCTTCAGCTCAAATAGAGGGTCACTGGGTTCAGTAGATGATTACTAGGTTGGGCCCCTTAATTTGGAATTTCTTgcttttcatttgttggttcCTTGCACATGTAGGAAAACGACATTATGATGCATGTGCCATGTATTATCATTTCACCTGAATGAGAAAAGGTTTGATTGAAACAAGAAATTTAGAGTCAATGCTCTCTGGTGATACTAAGTTACCCTGTAAATGAACATCTGAACTCTAATTCCCAAAAATAACAGACCATACTAAGTTACCCTGTAAATGACAGGTCCACCGGTGTGGTGTCGTTCCTGTCCGTGAGGCAATGGAGACGGGCACGCGTGCACGCAGCGGACATAAGCCACTGGGATGCAGCCCTGCAGCAAGGTATGCTTCCTTTTTAATAATCTAGGTGCGAAATTAGAATTCTCCAATCATGAGTGAAAAACATTCCATAAAGTGATTGCCCAATCTATTCTCACCTATTGATTGAGTTGTTGGAGTAAACTTGGATGCATTCATTTATGAAAATACATGTAGCTTCAAAgttatggtatttatttgttaCAAATAAATAATGtatcgtggtctcctcgcatcgcataggcgagggtaaggcttgccactgacaccattccccagaccccgcacagagcgggagctccctgcactgggtacgcccctttatTTGTTACAGATAAAAGATGTATAACCATATATTTTTCTTATCAGCTCACCttatgtcggtgcagaaagtgaccaactagtgaatatttgtagttttgttgtacgttgtgatcagaggtggcctaccactcaatgacacaggatttatactggttcgagcaacgtaccctacgtccagtcgaggtcggttggtgactttattcctgagcccaggtgctcgaagtctgtagtggggttacaaacgagaaggagaaatgaggggtgttcaagaggcccggtcgggtccgaccggaagggccgagggcgactggaactccactatgagctagaagtccaagcgtgtgcttgaggggttgtgagttatcgatctagtgagtctgagcatAAAGAAGTCGACCTCCCtttcgttggagggagcgcatcccctttttatagatgaaggagatggctttataggtgaaagggagagagtacgaatgtttctaagccttgttgcctacgCTGATGAAgtctggataatggtaggcgcccctaacattgttgatgtcgctgtagaatatCGGATGCGCATGGGAGGTCGtgttatcttcttcaggaaggatggatgcCGGTACCtgaaaatactatttgatgcctagtggcatgtgaggagccgcgctatgttcacccggtacagcaaatcctggtgcccataccacgatcgatgtccagagacacgcaggGGGGCTTttccgtatgggagttttagcggcccctataatactgtagggggagatggtggctgcagagtattgtttcgtacagggtatggtccctggtacagtggttttgacttgtgagccttaccttgcctttctccgcacgtcatctggttcctaccgaacggggcgcccctggtcggatggctccagtcggctctgagtgcgccggtcagagaagagcggtgagcagggttcctacaagCCCTGGTCGTGGGGTTGGAGTCGCGGGGttggagtaggaagcag
Coding sequences within:
- the LOC136449974 gene encoding uncharacterized protein isoform X2; protein product: MTSMLLVLHETEAEREGRIGLLQPLRCALRRRPATGAMNNAAARAAGPHGSTDVRIPAPCRSSRGRGGQSGVRAGAEGMARKSMCVSCSMRRRSSRSRGSAACSPSSTPRDMGSTRRRSRRASTHCRCPPSAKYARSLPCLAAKFKSESFVQQCGGKSGDACKSTGVVSFLSVRQWRRARVHAADISHWDAALQQVHVYCCREKAGFQPRHNSWIDEGPFFRKVLLVHGFSQSLGTWRINTSVFPSTLRSVVTATLTLQISPHATADSMPPLH
- the LOC136449974 gene encoding uncharacterized protein isoform X1, which gives rise to MTSMLLVLHETEAEREGRIGLLQPLRCALRRRPATGAMNNAAARAAGPHGSTDVRIPAPCRSSRGRGGQSGVRAGAEGMARKSMCVSCSMRRRSSRSRGSAACSPSSTPRDMGSTRRRSRRASTHCRCPPSAKYARSLPCLAAKFKSESFVQQCGGKSGDACKSTGVVSFLSVRQWRRARVHAADISHWDAALQQVHVYCCREKAGFQPRHNSWIDEGPFFRKVLLVHGFSQSLGTWRINTSVFPSTLRSVVTATLTLQISPHATDFGFPLQQPQLTSTRRRMAQIRSVLTLGDDLNQVCTAVLIPTYEFAFSKPLRPTYVPLTMPHIMAPCCCLGQKQPPLTVCYMCRGDVLLLFTAGVIFFLWFIVWLFYS